TTCAATTAATTTAGCAGAAGTTCCAAAGTTGTTTAATCCCTTCGACCCAGTATACATACCTCATTATCTCAGCAAAAAACCGAGTATTACAGATAAAGAAATTGAAATACTCGAAAAGGGTGTCGTTAACAAAAAACGCATTCTCAAAGAGGCAACCAATTCTATATCTGCCGGTATATTTGTAAGTCATGGTCACAAATCTATCTATGGATCAGATGTTCAGGACTGGGGAGAATACATTAATCTTTCTAAGGATTTGCCAGAGCTTCGGCTTCCTGTTGAAAGCTATGAACAATTTTGCCTTTTATTGGATAGAGATGATTCTACAATAAGAACTATTTTAGATAAAAAAAATAATGAAGTGATAACGCTACGCCCTTTCAAAGAAGATAAAGACCCGATCACAATTGAAGTGTATGATGATATAAATGTTCTTTTCGGTTCGAAAGGCACTGGAAAAACAGAAATTCTCAAAGCTTTGTCCGAACACTATAATAACAACGGTTATAAAACAACTGTTTATGAGTCAAATGAAGTAAGTCTTGATACCAGGTATGATATCAAAGGAAAAAACTATCGGCTTGATAAAGATGCGCTCGATATTGATTTATGCGTAGATGAAATATCATTTATTAAAAATGCTACTGAGTCTACGGTCACAAGTCTGAAAAAATATTTTGAACATTTTTCGAGTTCTGAGACAAACAAAATCTCGAGAAAAATAAAAGTCAAAAATTATATTCCGATTGATAAAGAAGGATATGTTAAGCGCTTTGACGAAATTAAGGATTTTAAGAAAAAGCTATCTACTTTTATAAAATTGATAGAATCGAATGAACTTTATGCAGAAATCATAGAAGATGAGCTTTTTAACGAGTTGATTACAATATTAAAACGCGTAGAAAAAAAAGTTCATATAAGTTTTGAAAATGAGTTCGTTAACAGTAATAGTATCAGGCTTTTTAATCACTTGATCGAAATCTTTGTAGCAGAAATATCGAGAAAGACCGGGCAACCTGAAAAGCCCATCAAAACCGGGTTTATAGATTATGCAAGAAATCGAATTGAAATAGAGATTGCATTAAAAAAAGTCATTAAAGCCCTGAACCATAATATCGACCCTAAAATTGAATATGTTGGTGACTTAGGGGTAAAAGGGAAACTATTTTTTAAAACTTTGCTATCCATTCAAAATGGGACCATTACTGATGGAGAATTTAAACCTGTTAAGAATGTAAACAAAAGCCCCCAAAAGTTTTTTGCAAAAAAAATTAAAGAAATTTTAAAAGAAGTTTATACTGATGAGTTGTTTAAAAAAATTAGCGAACTCAATAGTATTGAAAATATAAATACAATCTCATCCATAGAAGATCTATTGCAATTTAAAAGATTTTTTGAAGTGAATTATCAACGTTATAAACCCTCAAATGGTGAATCAGCAATGATTCTTCTTCGACAAGAATTAAATGAAAATAAGGACATATACCTTATTGATGAGCCTGAAAAAAGCCTTGGGAATGATTACATTAATGATTTTATAGTTCCACTCCTAAAAGAGCATGCATATAGAGGAAAACGAGTTATAATTGCCACACATGACGCCAATATCGCGGTTAGAACATTACCTTATAATTCGATATACCGTGCTCATGCCATTGACTGTTATCATACATATATGGGGAATCCTTTTTCCAACAATTTGGTCTGTAAGTCTGATGGTATAGAAAAGATAGATTGGAAAGAAACAAGCATGAGAACCCTTGAAGGTGGAAGGGATGCTTTTGGAGAAAGGGGAAAAATATATGCTGAGTCATAAAGCTACAATACAAAGAGGAGAAGATAAAGTTAGTTTGGCTTTATCAATTGGAGAAAGCAATCTTCTTATTTGCCTTACTGATGACAACCCAATAGAGGTTAAAAGCGTTTTTAATAAATTGATATTAGAATTGAAGAAAGGCAAATTTAATTTTGCGTTATCTGATGAAAAGCAAGATTTATACTATCACATCTGCAATGAATATATAAATCAATTAAATGCTGAGATTGCTGATGTTTATAGTCAGTTGAAAAAAAATAACCTTATTGAGAATCCAGCAGAAAAATGAATTTAACAACGGCGCTGCAGCCGACCCGGGGGTATAGCGGTTTTTTGAAAGCTCTTGGCTTTCGGAAAAACTTGGCCTTTACAAACTGTTCGGTTGAATGCCCCGGCCAGCTGAGCTCTACGTTATACTTCTTAAAAAATTATGGAATATATTGAACATCCAAAGCTCAAAGCATTGAAAGCTGGAAATGAAGTTTGGGAAGAATGGAACGATTGTAAAATCCTCCAAAGACATTTTTGTAAAAGCCAAAAGTCAAAGGACGAGTTGGAAGTGGCAGATGCAGCTGTGTTTCTTGCTCGTGACAAACATAATAAAAGTCAATGGCATTTCGCGCATGTGTGGTTGGCAGATAAGGAGGAGGTAAGCGACGGTGAAGCTGAAGAAATTGGAGAGGTTATGAGTTCTTTTGCCACAATTATTCATTTTTGTCCGTACTGTGGTGTAGATCTAAATACGGAAAAAGATGAAGTATAACCTATCACTGGACGGGACCGCGAGTAACTTCACAGCCTTCTTCAAGTACCGTGGAGCGTCCCGGCAGTTCAATCGTTGGGTGTAAAACCTCAAAGCAAAATACACAGACTCAAAAAGGCAATTAAAATGAATGATTGGTTTACAATAGATCAAATCAATAAAGATACATATATTGTTAGTGAATATCGACATTGGGAAGAAACTCATTGCTACCTTTTAAATGGTATTGAGTGCAGTTTATTAATTGATTCAGGACTTGGAATTTGTAATATCTATAATGAGATCATTAAACTGACAGACAAACCTATAATCGCTGTAGCCACTCATATTCATTGGGATCATATTGGTGGACATAAGTATTTCCCAACTTTTTATGCTCATGGAGCAGAACTCAACTGGCTTCAAGGGGAATTCCCTTTAACGATTGAACAAATCAAAGAGATGGTTGTCGATCGTTGTGATTTGCCAGATGGGTACAATGTAGAAGAATATGATTTTTTTCAAGGGACTCCCAAAAAGCTACTCAAGAACAACGAGATGATTGATATAGGAGGTCGTAGTATTCAAATATTACATACTCCCGGTCATTCGCCAGGGCATATGTGTTTCTGGGAGAAGGATAATGGTTTTCTTTTCACAGGGGATTTGGTTTATAAAGATACGTTATTTGCCTATTTCCCATCAACCGATCCCGAGGCCTATCTCAAATCTTTGGAGCAGATAGCATCATTGCCAGTTGAACATGTATTTCCTGCACACCATAGCCTTGATATTCAGCCAGAAATATTATCCCGAATGCGTAATGCCTTCCAGGAATTAAAAAATAAAGGCAAATTGTGTCATGGAAGCGGAGTATTTAATTACGATGATTGGGCTGTATGGTTGTAATACAACAATAATACAGCACCCAACAAAACGCTACAGGCCGACCCGGAGAGCTATCGGTCTTTTTGAAAGGTCTTGGTTTTCGAAAAGAATTTAATTTTGGGGAAGTTTTCGGTTCTCGCTCCGGGCGGCTGAGCTCCCCGTTAGAAAACACAACCCAGGAAAAAGTATTGACAATAATTTTTTATTCCTCTTTGATCTACTTTCAATTTAGAAACGGAGGAAATAAAATGTATCATCCAAGATTTAATGGAAATCATTATGAAATGGGCCGTAAAATGGGGAATATATTTAGGCAAAACAACGTTAAGTTCCCAATAAAACTGGATACATTTCAAGTAAAGCATGGAAGAGAATGTGGAAAATTGCTTGAAAAACACTTCCCCGAAGCAGTAGACGAAATTCAAGGTATCACAGACACAATTGAATATGACAATGAAGTATTTACATCTTGGATGATGTGTATGGGAAGTTGTCTTGATATCAATAACGGGAATTGCGTTGAAATTAGAGGCTGTACGGCGTTTAGTTTTACGCAAAAAGGTCAAGTTTATCATGCCCGAGACAACGATCTGCCACCATTTTTAAAGAAAATAAGTAAAAGTGTTTATTACAGACCACAAAACGGAAATAGTTTTATTCTTAATACATCATCGTTTATCAATGGCGAGGAGGGAATAAATAATTATGGCTTAGTGGTTGCTATGACGTATGTCCTTCCCATATTGGATGAAATTGAACCTGGAATCAATTCAGTCTTTTTAGTACGGTATATTCTTGAAAAATGTAAAACTGTTGATGAAGGTATTTGTGCCTTAAAAGAACTTCCTATCGCTTCAAGTTGTAATATAATATTAACAGACAAAGAAGGGAAAATGGTTGTTGTGGAATGCCATCCACATAAAATTAATATCCGAAATAATGAAAGAAACGGAGCTGGAGAAAGTTTTATTATTACAGTAAACCATTTTACATCAAAAGATATGTGGAAACATGATGCAAGTGATCGCAATGTCTATCTTTCTGAAAATCGTTATCAAACTGTTTATAATGCACTAATGAGCATGAATTGCAACGATGGGGTTGAGTTTGCAAAAAATATATTAAGAGGGAATTATGGTTTTATTTGTCAATACGATAAACAATTAAATTTTGATACAATTTGGTCTTCTGTGTTTGATATTTCAAATAGAAAACTATACAGAGCTGAAGGAAACCCATCTAGGGTAAAGTACAAGGAAGATGCTCGTTTTAATAATTTTTTCTAACAAAACGTTGCAGACCGACCCGGAGAGCTAGCGGCTTTTTGAAAGACCTTGGTTTTCGAAAGGAATTTAATTTTAGGGAAGTCTTCGGTTATAGTCTCCGGGCGGCTGAGCTCCCCGTTGTGCTAAAAAAAATAAAATCAATCCTTACGGAGAAGGAGCAAGATATGCCCAATGTGACTGCTAATGGAATCCAAATCGAATATGGCACCTTCGGTGAAAGTTCATTCCCCGCTTTATTGTTAATTATGGGGGGCGGGAGCCAGATGATTTATTGGGAACCCGAGTTCTGCGAATTATTGGCGAATGAAGGGTATTTTGTGATTCGGTTCGACAACAGAGACATCGGACTGTCAACAAAATTTGAAGAAGCAGGCATTCCCGACATGATAGCGGCAATGAAAGGTGAACCTATAATTCCTCCATATACTCTTGAGGATATGGCAGATGACGTTGTTGGTTTGCTAGACGCCTTGAGTATTGACAAGGCACATATTTGTGGTGCTTCGATAGGTGGCATGATAGCCCAAGTCTTATCATACCGGCATCCTGAACGTGTTCTTAGCTTAACCTCTATCATGTCTAGTACAGGAAACCCTGAACTTCCACAAATAAAGCCAGAAATTTTAGCTGAGGTATATAAACCAACTCCAGGCGAACGTGAAGCTTATATTGAACATAACGTGAATATGTGGCGTAAACTCTGGAGCCCTGGATTTCCATTTGAAGAACAGCGATTACGGTCTGTCATGGGCGAGAGCTATGACCGTTCGTACTATCCACAAGGCATGGCCCGGCAAAGCGCAGCAGTTCTTGCTCATGGTTATCAAAGGGCATCAATTGCATCTATAAAAAGCCCCACGCTCGTAATTCATGGGGACAAGGATCCATTTATGTCAATAGAGGGTGGTAAGGAAACGGCGGAACTGATACCTAATGCAAAATTATTGATAATTGAGGGTATGGGGCATGACATGCCTAAAGGGGCTTGGCCAACAATAATTGATGCTATACTCAATCATATACGACAGGCTAGTAAAAAATAAACATGAAAGCACAACAATTTCATTCAGCGGATGGCGTGAAAGTCGGCGGCGCTGACGCGGCAAGTGCTGGTGGCGCCACCGCTGATGAATGGCGTTAAGTGTGTTTTAGAATAACCTTTCACGTGAAAGAGAGAAACAATGAAACGGATCGCGCTTTTTAATCATAAAGGGGGGGTAAGCAAAACGACATCTGTCTATCACCTTGGGTGGATGCTAACAACATTAGGTACAGTGTCAGATTCGTCGCGTATTTTACCAAATGAGCTTGTCGGACAATCTTTTCTCTCAATAGTACTTAAAAAGCCTTCTGATGGAAGGGGTCGTAAATACAAAGTTTGGGCAGAATTTTATGACCGTATTTTTACAGGATAACCACCGCCTACACACTCGACCGGGCGGGTCTTGGCAGTTTTTTTGGATAGCTTGTTCTTGCTTTTATTTCAAATCTTTCTGAACCACTTTCCCGGCTATCCGCCCGGCCGGTGAAGCAAGCATCAATAATACAAAGTGAGATAGATGATGAGTTATTCAAAAACAGAAATTCATGAAATACTTTTTAAGATATTTATGAAGCATAAAAGGCGCTATAAAAATCCTCCAAAATCAAAAGATCTTGCATGTATGTGGTCAATAACAAATCCTCCAGACATTATTGAAGACACACCTCCATTTAATGACATTGAGAAGGCTTTCAATATTGCAATTGATGAAGATGACTGCTTAGAGCTATATGACATGGATCTTGATGAAGCTACTGATCGAATAGCTAATATGATTCAAAATCAATGCTAACATTAGCCTGTAGCGGATCGCGGCAAAAAAGCGGCCGCTCCCGCTAAGGCCCACGTTATGTGCTTATAAAACGATTCGCTATTTTCAAAAGGTTTTCTGCAAATGACGTTAGATTTTATATTTCTGTATTCAGTGACGGTATTCATAGCCTCTATCATTCCTGGCCCAAGCATGCTGCTGGCCCTTACTCATGGGATGCAATATGGAGCTAAAAAAACAATCGCATCTGCCTTGGGTAATGTTGCCGTTACCTTAATACAAGCATCGATCTCCATCGCAGGTTTGGGTACCATCTTGGTTGCGTCAGAAACTGTCTTTTACCTCATCAAATGGGCAGGGGCAATCTACCTCATTTACATTGGCTTCTGCCTTTTCTTGTCGTCTAATTCACTATTGCCGAAGCTTGACTATGACCAGCCTGAACAATTCAATACACTGAGAAAAATGTTTCTCCAAGCTGCTTTGGTAACTGCTGGAAATCCTAAAGCCATTGTATTTTTTACAGCGATATTTCCACAATTCATAGATCCCAATTCGGCATATTTATTTCAGTCTATAATTCTATTGGGACTAGGAGCTGTAATAGCATTCGGTTGCTTTATGATTTACGCCATAAGTGGTCAGAAAGTAGTTTTGCTGTTTTCAAAAGCTATTGTCGGGAAGCACCTAAACAAAGTTATTGGCGGTACTTTTATAGGGGTTGGAATAGGACTGGCTACGAGTAATAAATGAAATTTGGGCGCATAAGCTACCACCTGAAGCCATACACCGGCCAAGCCCCTGATCCCTACCATCGGTGATTGGGTGGATGTCTTTGGAAAGACAGACGACCATACCCTGCCATTTCGTGCAACGATTCCAGGATCGGCGCTGCCGCGCGATCATGACGTTTTGGGCAGCAGTTCGTTCTTCTCAAGCTCCTTCATGACCGCCTCCACAACCTGGCCGATGGCCTTGCCAGTGGTTTCCGGGTTGGTCAGCTGCGACTCACCCGCCCACAGCAGGGATTCGGTTTTTGTGTCGTACAAACAGGTCTCTAATGTAAATTTTACCTTCTCGCTCGTGATAACGGGCCAACGCACATACCCCCATGAATAGTTGTAATAGCCGTAGTAGTTTCGGTAAACTTCAGGTTCACCGCGGCTGAATACCTCGTTCTCATCAAAGCCGACCAGGCGGGTAATCAGGACGCTGTCATTCTCATACCTGTTGATAACCTCGACAATCGCCGATTTTTCCAGTTGCGTCCCTTTCTGGACGGGAAGCACTTCGGTGCTGATAATCGCTTCGACACCTTTGGCTGCAAGCCACTCCTTGAAATGGTTTTCAAAGATCGACCTGACTTTCTGGTCGTCAACGACGACAATTACCAGCGTATCACCGATGGGCTTGCCTTTCGCCACTTCCTCCATGTGGGTGGGGGTCATTTGGAAGCGTGAGCCCCCGCAGGCCATCAGAAAACATCCGAGAGTTGCCACAAGCAGCGTTGTTCTCATCTTTTTCATTGTTTTATGAAATCCTTTATATGAGTTTTTTCGCTTAACGAAACGATACTGAGCGCTATAGTTGGCCCTCGATGGGCAGCAGCCGAAAGAAAAAATCAGCGATGCGCTGCCAAAAGCTCCGCGCCGGCTGAATGGATGTTGTGCCCGAACTGGATTCCCACCGGAGCGCGTTGTCATTATTCAAATAAACCCGCCAGGCGTTGTCGGGGGCCAGGAGCGTTTCGAATTCCATGGCCAACTGACCGCATAAACCGGGGGAATCAATATATAGGCCGTTTTCGGTATTGATATCAAGGGCGCGTGGATCCAGGTTCAGAGAGCCCACAAAGCAGCGCTTCCCGTCGGCGACGATGGCCTTTGTATGCAGGGAAATAAACGACGCCTCAATGGGTTCGACATTGCTGGTGTCCTGAATTTTTGGGGAAGGATCGTGCCTGAATTCATAGAGGTTGGCTCCGGTGGCGAGGATAGACCGGCGGTATTTTTTATAGTGGCTGTGGGCTGCGGTATGGTTGTTGGACCCCATGGACCCGGTCAGTATGTTGACCTCGACACCCCGGGCTGCTGTTTGCGCCAACTCTTCCAGGGACCCTTTCATCGGGATCAGGTAGGGGGTCACGAAAATCAGCTCGGATTGACTGGGGTCGGCGATGTGGTCAAGCATATCGATCAGTCTCAGCTGTTCGCCGTCCACCACGACCGGATCGTCCTGAATAAAGTGCGCCTCTCCAATGGCCATGTTCCGGGGAAGCTGCTCGAGGGCATCGATGGAACCGGATGACGGCTCAAGGTAGGTGGCCAATCGATCTCTTTGGGTTGCCAAATAATCGCTTACCCGGCTGCGCAGAGCGGCCAGATCGTCGATGGTGGCTTTGTCGGACATGGCGCTGCCGGGATAGGCCAGCTCGGCATTCCAATACTCGTCGAAGGCATGGGAAATTTCCTCGACAACCGAACCGGCGACCAGCACATCGAGATCGCGGAAATTGTATGTATCGCTGAGACCGAAATACGCGTCGCCGATATTGCGCCCGCCGACGATGGCCATGCGATTGTCGACGACAAACAGCTTGTTGTGCATGCGGCGGTTCAGTTCTTTGAAATAGAGTATGAATTCACCGATGCCCCCCAGGGTGCTGTCGCGAACCCGACCGGGATTGTAAATCTTGATGTCGAAATTGGGATGCCGCGTGATCGCAGCGATGTTGCGGTCTTTGGCAGCAAACACGAAATCGTCCACCAGCATGCGCACGCGCACGCCGCGATCCGCAGCCTGCAGCAATCGCTCGAACAACATCAATCCGGTGGCATCGTTTTGCCAGATGAAATACTGCACATCGATGGATTCGACCGCCTGATCGACCAGGGTCAGGCGCCATTCGTAGGCGGCTTGATTGTCGGACAACGCCAGAAAGCCGGAGGCAGGCGGCGCATGAAGCGACGAAAACCGTTGGGCGGTCCTGGCGATAACACCGCTTGCCGCCGGTTTTTCTGCATAGACCGCGGGTGACGATGGTGGCGGAACCGTCAGGGTTGAACACCCGTGGAGGAAGGGAACCAGCCATACGAAAAGCGCCAGCGCGCCGATCTGGAGGAACCAAGGCCTTGACTTATTGTCATGTAGAAAAATCATGCTATTATAAAATCCCTCGGATGAAGACCATACAAGCATTTTTTCACTTTGCGGCATGAAACCAGGGAGCCGAAGTGAGCAACCAATGTTGATCCTCCACTGCTCACAGGTTCACAGCAGGATTGTTTATTTGGTAAACTAAACTAAAATCATAGCGTGAGTCAAACACCAGCGTTCGGGAAGATAGCTTATGGATGTAGTGGTGCACTATCCAATCAGAAAGCGATGCTTGCGGTACTTTTCAAGGCGGCCGTATCGTCCCTCATGGATCTGGCCATGGATCCGCACTATGTCGGCGGCCGTATCGGTGTGCTGGCGGTATTGCATACCTGGACAAGAGCGATGCTGTACCACCCGCATCTGCACTGCATCGTGCCTGCAGGCGGCCTCGATCCCGAAAAGGACCGCTGGACGCCATCAAGGGATAAATACCTGGTGCCGGTAAGGGCGTTGTCGAGCCTGTTCCGGACCCGATTCATGACGCTGGCGAAGAAACGGTTGCCGGAAATCGGGTTGCCCAAGTCCGTCTGGGACAAAAATTGGGTTGTGAACGCCAAGCCTGCTGTTCAGGGTGCCGACAGGGTTCCGGATTATCTGGGGCGCTATGTTCATCGAGTCGCAATCACCAATGCCAGGATTCTGGACAGTACCGAAGACCGCATCCGCATTCGCTATCTGGACCGCCGCAAAGGTCAACATCGATGCGCGTCACTGCAACCGGACGAGTTCATCCGCCGTTTTTTGCAGCATGTTTTGCCCAGAGGGTTCCACAAGGTTCGCAGCTACGGGTTGTTGTCTCCGCGCTATCGAGCAAATTTGAAACAGCTGCAGCAGGAGTTCGGCGAACCGGAGGTCAATGAGGAAAAATCGCTGGATGCAGATATACCGCAACCATTCATCCCCCCGGACTTTGGAATCTGCCCAGTCTGCCCAGCATGTAAAAAGGGTCTCCTGAAGCCTCTGTATTGGGTCCCACCGCGGAAAAGGGCACCACCGCAGTGGATATGACTATTCTCGTTTATCCGGTCTCGCAAAGCTATTTTCAAGCTACATGGAAAAGTACGTCCAGGCATGCGCTTTGATTGTGATATCTGGCAGATACACCTTCCAAAAAAAGACGATCATCCTCTCTGACTTGGGGTTTAAGGCTTGATTTGATCGGTAAATCAGACCATAATGCCCCCGAACCAACAGAAAAACCCCTTTAAAAATCCAAATGTTGTCGATCCAGAACCGGTTCAGTTCAACAAAACTTTTTGCGTCGGCTGCGCGCCGCAAAAACTCTTAATCGTTAGCTGCTTGGATTAACGAAACAAAATGGAAAAAGAACTCCAAGAATATCTAAATCATTTTATTCATTCAGATGAACCCGCTCATTTTCGTCCTCATGAAACTGAAGACATTTTAGTGTCTGATATACCAGAAGATGTTGAAATTGAAATTTGTGAACTTGATGCTAAAGGTATTCGTCATATCGAGCTTGAGGGCACATTCAAAAAACAGAACGACAAATTGTATCTTAATATGGCGCATGATTGGTATCGTAAATGGTGGACAGCCCCATTAGGTATGGCACACCATATGGATCTTATAAAACGCCTTGTCGAGTTTAGACAAAAAGAAGAAAATAATATCGAAAGAATTGAATTCGATGATGAAGGTGATTGGTGCCATTTATATTATTCTATTGTCATCCCTGATGAAACTAAAACTCTATATCAAGCATATGATTTCGGTCTCGATTTTTCAATTTGGAAAGATAGGATACTTCATAGTGTTCAGAATAGAATAGGTTCAATTGTAAACGAAATTGCAAATGAATACTCTTCTTTTAAATCTCTCGAATTTCCTGAACTAATTGAACGTGTTGGGAATGAAAAGAATCCGAACATTAAGGGTAGATTGCTTGAAGAACTGATGTGCAAATTTTTTAGCTTTGTCAAAGGATTTGAAGTTATTGAAAGATTGAAAACAGAGACTGAAGAAATTGATTTGGTGATTTTGAACAAATCAGCGGCACCAATATGGCAAAAAGAATCGTCGCTTATTTTAGTAGAGTGTAAAAACTGGTCAGGTAAATGTGGAAAAAATGAATTGGTCGTTTTTAAGGAAAAAATATGCAATCGCAAGGGTCGGGCAAAAATTGGTTTTTTCATTTCTTGGAATGGGTTTGC
This window of the uncultured Desulfosarcina sp. genome carries:
- a CDS encoding MBL fold metallo-hydrolase, whose translation is MNDWFTIDQINKDTYIVSEYRHWEETHCYLLNGIECSLLIDSGLGICNIYNEIIKLTDKPIIAVATHIHWDHIGGHKYFPTFYAHGAELNWLQGEFPLTIEQIKEMVVDRCDLPDGYNVEEYDFFQGTPKKLLKNNEMIDIGGRSIQILHTPGHSPGHMCFWEKDNGFLFTGDLVYKDTLFAYFPSTDPEAYLKSLEQIASLPVEHVFPAHHSLDIQPEILSRMRNAFQELKNKGKLCHGSGVFNYDDWAVWL
- a CDS encoding C45 family peptidase, with translation MKGLGFRKEFNFGEVFGSRSGRLSSPLENTTQEKVLTIIFYSSLIYFQFRNGGNKMYHPRFNGNHYEMGRKMGNIFRQNNVKFPIKLDTFQVKHGRECGKLLEKHFPEAVDEIQGITDTIEYDNEVFTSWMMCMGSCLDINNGNCVEIRGCTAFSFTQKGQVYHARDNDLPPFLKKISKSVYYRPQNGNSFILNTSSFINGEEGINNYGLVVAMTYVLPILDEIEPGINSVFLVRYILEKCKTVDEGICALKELPIASSCNIILTDKEGKMVVVECHPHKINIRNNERNGAGESFIITVNHFTSKDMWKHDASDRNVYLSENRYQTVYNALMSMNCNDGVEFAKNILRGNYGFICQYDKQLNFDTIWSSVFDISNRKLYRAEGNPSRVKYKEDARFNNFF
- a CDS encoding alpha/beta hydrolase, whose protein sequence is MKDLGFRKEFNFREVFGYSLRAAELPVVLKKIKSILTEKEQDMPNVTANGIQIEYGTFGESSFPALLLIMGGGSQMIYWEPEFCELLANEGYFVIRFDNRDIGLSTKFEEAGIPDMIAAMKGEPIIPPYTLEDMADDVVGLLDALSIDKAHICGASIGGMIAQVLSYRHPERVLSLTSIMSSTGNPELPQIKPEILAEVYKPTPGEREAYIEHNVNMWRKLWSPGFPFEEQRLRSVMGESYDRSYYPQGMARQSAAVLAHGYQRASIASIKSPTLVIHGDKDPFMSIEGGKETAELIPNAKLLIIEGMGHDMPKGAWPTIIDAILNHIRQASKK
- a CDS encoding LysE family translocator — translated: MTLDFIFLYSVTVFIASIIPGPSMLLALTHGMQYGAKKTIASALGNVAVTLIQASISIAGLGTILVASETVFYLIKWAGAIYLIYIGFCLFLSSNSLLPKLDYDQPEQFNTLRKMFLQAALVTAGNPKAIVFFTAIFPQFIDPNSAYLFQSIILLGLGAVIAFGCFMIYAISGQKVVLLFSKAIVGKHLNKVIGGTFIGVGIGLATSNK
- a CDS encoding phospholipase D family protein encodes the protein MIFLHDNKSRPWFLQIGALALFVWLVPFLHGCSTLTVPPPSSPAVYAEKPAASGVIARTAQRFSSLHAPPASGFLALSDNQAAYEWRLTLVDQAVESIDVQYFIWQNDATGLMLFERLLQAADRGVRVRMLVDDFVFAAKDRNIAAITRHPNFDIKIYNPGRVRDSTLGGIGEFILYFKELNRRMHNKLFVVDNRMAIVGGRNIGDAYFGLSDTYNFRDLDVLVAGSVVEEISHAFDEYWNAELAYPGSAMSDKATIDDLAALRSRVSDYLATQRDRLATYLEPSSGSIDALEQLPRNMAIGEAHFIQDDPVVVDGEQLRLIDMLDHIADPSQSELIFVTPYLIPMKGSLEELAQTAARGVEVNILTGSMGSNNHTAAHSHYKKYRRSILATGANLYEFRHDPSPKIQDTSNVEPIEASFISLHTKAIVADGKRCFVGSLNLDPRALDINTENGLYIDSPGLCGQLAMEFETLLAPDNAWRVYLNNDNALRWESSSGTTSIQPARSFWQRIADFFFRLLPIEGQL
- a CDS encoding transposase, producing the protein MLAVLFKAAVSSLMDLAMDPHYVGGRIGVLAVLHTWTRAMLYHPHLHCIVPAGGLDPEKDRWTPSRDKYLVPVRALSSLFRTRFMTLAKKRLPEIGLPKSVWDKNWVVNAKPAVQGADRVPDYLGRYVHRVAITNARILDSTEDRIRIRYLDRRKGQHRCASLQPDEFIRRFLQHVLPRGFHKVRSYGLLSPRYRANLKQLQQEFGEPEVNEEKSLDADIPQPFIPPDFGICPVCPACKKGLLKPLYWVPPRKRAPPQWI
- a CDS encoding restriction endonuclease, whose protein sequence is MEKELQEYLNHFIHSDEPAHFRPHETEDILVSDIPEDVEIEICELDAKGIRHIELEGTFKKQNDKLYLNMAHDWYRKWWTAPLGMAHHMDLIKRLVEFRQKEENNIERIEFDDEGDWCHLYYSIVIPDETKTLYQAYDFGLDFSIWKDRILHSVQNRIGSIVNEIANEYSSFKSLEFPELIERVGNEKNPNIKGRLLEELMCKFFSFVKGFEVIERLKTETEEIDLVILNKSAAPIWQKESSLILVECKNWSGKCGKNELVVFKEKICNRKGRAKIGFFISWNGFAETFTKEDLRSSQGDILIIPVTGKNVIEALSNIIEEHLEKWWIGATST